TCCTCCAGCCTCTTCAAGTTCTCGTTCATCCTCACCTGGTCCTCGACCAGCTTCTCAAACTCCAGCAACACCTTTACCAGGATCTCCCTGTCCTTGTCAGTGAGCTCTACCTTCTTGGTTAGCTTGTACAAGAAGTAGTCCACTATCTCTCTTACCTGCTTCACTAGGTCGTCCATAAATAAAAGTCGAGAATGGGGTATATAACCGTGACCGTGTAGCAAACCCTATGACCCCTACACTCATATGCTCTCATTCCAAGGTAATAAGTCATAAGGGTGGGGGAGGACGGAGAGAGTGAAAGGGTTGCTCTTAAAGGCATCATTTTCAATGGTGGTCTTTGCCTTCCGCTCCTCTCTTGAAGCGTATACGCTAGCTCCTCCTCCTATCTCGTTATCTGGGTAAAGGCGTTGCTATTTAGGTCTGTTTCGTCAAGATGTGAGGAACACCGTTGAGTCCCCGCAAGGGAATTGCCTTAACCAGTTTAAACCTAGCTGTAGGTACGATAAGGACGCTAGGTGCTCCTTTACCTGACGTCCTTCATAACCTTGACCTTTATCTCCCCTTGCAGCGAGTCCATTTCCCCTACTCTTTGCACTATTCCCCCTTCATCTATCCTAAGTTCCACCACGTGTGTACCGTCGTCCAAAGTAAGTCGGAGAGGCATCGAAAAGCTGAGTTCGAGGACCATGAGCACGAGCTCGTCCAGCTCCTCCCTATTTACCACAAGGGGCTCGCCGGTCACCGCTGAAAGCTCGAGGGTAAACCTGTCCAACTTTCTCTCCTTCATCTTTTTCCCTCCTCCCTTCCCTTTTACTTCCCTCCTCGCCTCCTCGGCCACCCTCGCCCTCTCCACTTCCCGCTTGAACCTCTCAACCCCATCTACGTACAATTCCTCTGCGACCTTTTTTGCCAAAGCCTCAAAGGGCCCCTCGTACTTCCAAGTTAGCTCTACGAACGTCTCGTGACCTACTGGTTTCAGGGAGAACTTCAGGCTTGAGTCCAACTTTAGGGGGCCGAGGGACTTCTTGACGTAGTAGACCACCTCGTTTTTGCGTATCTCCCTCGTCACCACGAGGCTTACCGTAAAGACCCAGGAGACGGTGAGCTCCCACTCGTCCTCCTTAAGCTTCCTCAACTCCTTGAAGTGGGGGACGTACTTCAACAAGTTATAGGGATTTTCCAAGAACTTCATGACCTCGTCAACGTCTGTCCTTACCTCAATAAGGCGTGTAACTTCCTCCACACCTTCTCTGTTAACTAGAAGTAAATAAGTTTGCTAAATGGTCTGCGGGGTCCCAAAGGAATCAAGTTTCAAGTTAAAATCTCTAATTCTATGTGTGACAATTTCATTGGCCTACTTAAACTTGGTTTCCCTATCATCTCGAGTAAATCACGTTGCGCAGGATAAGGAGACTTTCACCTAGTTATTGTGTTCATTGTGTAGATTATTGAGAAAAGCTGACGACGTGAGCCCAGCGCGTTGGGCTTATATATCGTGTCGTCCTTTCTTTATTACCGGAACGGCTCTTTCCAGAACGAACTTGTACGCTAATCTTAGTCCTATGTTTTTAGGGAAGGGACTTGAAACTATAGCCGTCGTGAAAAGAACGTTTAGGCCAGTAATTTTTTCCATCAACTCGTACAAAAGCTGTCCTACTGGCCTGGCTATCTCTTCTTTATCCTTTGACTTAAAGTCAGTGCAAAAATTTGAGACTTTCTAAACTACTACAAACTCTTTCATATGTATTTCAGTCACTCCTACACAGCCGTATTTCTCTAGGACTTCATTAAACTCCTCTAGTCTCTTCAACTCTTCTAGATTTACTGTAACAGCAGACTCTGCATAGACCTTCAACTTTCTTTCCATACTTTCATCCATGAATATGAACTTCGTAGTTTTTTATGAGAGCTGTATATTTATAATTTTATTCTGTTTAATATACCATCCACCCACTGCCAAATGTAGGGGCCTAGCCCTCAACCATTGGATTCCTTCGAGCCCGATAGCTGGATTCACATCTCTAAAAATCTTACTCGCCTGAAAGCAGGTCTCCTATTGGGTGGGCAGTCTTCCGAGTGTATACTTAAAAACTACTATAATTTGTGTTAACAAAGCGTGTCGAAGACCAAAAATGTAAAAAAAGTGAAACACTCACCTTTCTTTTTCTTGCCTGCTTATTACCAAGAATGTCACCATGCTTACTAATATCGCAAAATACCATCCGTAGTCATATACCAACGATAACGAAGGGATTGCAACACTTACTAACGAAAATAGACCTCCAATTATGGTGGATACCAACGCCTTTACGTTTATACCTTCTTTGTACCAGTACACCCCTCCTGGCTTAAACAAGTCGATCAGCTTCATGTGCGTCTTATCCATGATCCAATATTTTCCTCTGACCTACTCCCCTCCCTGCGAGGGTTCTGCCTAGGTCTAAGGCGTTACTCCCCTTTATGGGAGTTACTCCGTTGAGCGTTACAAGAAAAGAAAGAGGCTTCCTCGGTACGTCTACAACTTTGTTTATACCTAGTTTCACGATATTAAGCACACAATTGACGTCG
The Candidatus Aramenus sp. CH1 genome window above contains:
- a CDS encoding SRPBCC family protein, which produces MEEVTRLIEVRTDVDEVMKFLENPYNLLKYVPHFKELRKLKEDEWELTVSWVFTVSLVVTREIRKNEVVYYVKKSLGPLKLDSSLKFSLKPVGHETFVELTWKYEGPFEALAKKVAEELYVDGVERFKREVERARVAEEARREVKGKGGGKKMKERKLDRFTLELSAVTGEPLVVNREELDELVLMVLELSFSMPLRLTLDDGTHVVELRIDEGGIVQRVGEMDSLQGEIKVKVMKDVR
- a CDS encoding cytosine permease; the encoded protein is MDKTHMKLIDLFKPGGVYWYKEGINVKALVSTIIGGLFSLVSVAIPSLSLVYDYGWYFAILVSMVTFLVISRQEKER